A stretch of the Flavobacterium aquiphilum genome encodes the following:
- a CDS encoding four helix bundle protein, translating to MQDLKARTKKFAIDCGKLCRNFPHSREYNAYVNQLIRCSSSVGANYRASQRGKSTADFINKLKIVEEEADESHFFIELLLELYDLEDQNVKNEMIRLCKEANELVAIIVASINTAKSKLK from the coding sequence ATGCAGGATTTAAAAGCAAGAACTAAAAAATTCGCTATAGATTGTGGAAAGCTTTGCAGAAATTTTCCTCATTCACGAGAGTATAATGCCTATGTAAATCAATTGATAAGATGTTCAAGTTCTGTTGGGGCTAATTACAGAGCATCACAAAGAGGAAAATCAACAGCAGACTTCATCAACAAATTAAAAATAGTTGAAGAGGAAGCTGATGAAAGCCATTTTTTTATTGAACTTTTATTGGAATTATATGATTTAGAAGATCAAAACGTAAAAAATGAAATGATAAGATTATGCAAAGAAGCTAATGAATTGGTTGCAATAATAGTAGCTTCAATTAATACGGCAAAAAGTAAATTGAAGTAA
- the hisD gene encoding histidinol dehydrogenase gives MNKIYNPKPETWSSILERPTKTVDDIEATVKGIFKEVQSKGDFAVAKYTSLFDGVSVPDLEVSQTEIATAIATISKELKEAIQLAKSNIEKFHAAQKTNRVTVETIEGVSCWQEKRPIQKIGLYIPGGTAPLFSTVLMLAVPANLAGCSEIVLCSPPDKNGNINPAILYAAYLCGVTKILKVGGIQAIAGMTFGTVSIPKVYKIFGPGNQFVTVAKQLATQFGVAIDMPAGPSELLIVADDSAVPAFVASDLLSQAEHGTDSQVILVSTSKTLIDEVEKEIQSQMDALPRKAIAEKAIANSKLIFVENDAIALELINEYGPEHFIICTKDEAFYVDNIANAGSVFIGNYTPESAGDYASGTNHTLPTNGYAKNYSGVNLDSFTKSMTFQKISEKGIQNIGKAIEIMAEAEGLQAHKNAVTLRLNKK, from the coding sequence ATGAACAAAATATATAACCCAAAACCAGAAACCTGGTCATCAATTTTAGAAAGGCCAACTAAAACAGTTGATGACATTGAAGCAACCGTAAAAGGGATTTTCAAGGAAGTACAATCCAAAGGGGATTTTGCAGTAGCAAAATATACTTCTCTTTTCGATGGGGTTTCTGTTCCTGATTTGGAAGTTTCACAAACCGAAATAGCCACGGCAATTGCAACTATTTCCAAAGAATTGAAAGAAGCCATTCAATTGGCAAAATCAAATATTGAAAAATTCCACGCTGCACAAAAAACAAATCGCGTAACTGTTGAAACAATTGAAGGTGTAAGCTGTTGGCAGGAAAAAAGACCAATCCAAAAAATTGGTTTATACATTCCCGGCGGAACTGCTCCTTTGTTTTCTACAGTGTTAATGCTTGCGGTACCGGCTAATCTTGCAGGTTGCAGCGAAATTGTATTATGTTCGCCTCCGGACAAAAATGGAAACATCAATCCAGCCATTTTATACGCTGCTTACTTATGCGGTGTGACCAAAATTCTGAAAGTGGGAGGAATTCAAGCTATTGCCGGAATGACTTTTGGTACTGTTAGTATTCCAAAAGTGTATAAAATATTTGGCCCAGGAAACCAATTTGTGACTGTTGCCAAACAATTAGCTACTCAATTCGGTGTTGCAATTGATATGCCGGCGGGGCCTTCAGAATTGTTGATTGTTGCCGATGATAGTGCCGTTCCTGCATTCGTTGCATCCGACTTACTTTCTCAAGCCGAGCATGGAACTGACAGTCAGGTAATTTTGGTTTCGACTTCAAAAACATTGATCGATGAGGTTGAAAAAGAAATCCAATCACAAATGGATGCTTTACCTCGAAAAGCTATCGCAGAAAAAGCTATCGCCAATTCCAAATTGATTTTTGTTGAAAATGATGCCATCGCTTTAGAATTAATCAATGAATACGGCCCTGAACATTTTATCATTTGTACCAAAGACGAAGCTTTCTATGTAGATAATATTGCCAACGCAGGTTCTGTTTTCATCGGAAACTACACTCCGGAAAGTGCAGGAGATTACGCATCAGGAACGAATCATACCTTGCCAACAAATGGTTATGCCAAAAATTACAGCGGTGTAAACCTTGATAGTTTTACCAAATCGATGACTTTCCAAAAAATATCCGAAAAAGGTATTCAAAACATTGGAAAAGCGATTGAAATAATGGCTGAAGCCGAGGGATTGCAAGCGCATAAAAATGCCGTAACATTGCGATTAAATAAAAAATAG
- the hisH gene encoding imidazole glycerol phosphate synthase subunit HisH, with amino-acid sequence MKIVIINYGAGNIQSIMFAIERLGFKAVLSNDPEEIKAADKVIFPGVGEASYAMMMLKKSGLDTLIPTLQQPVLGICLGMQLMCNRSEEGNTEGLGIFDVDVIKFSPKVKVPQMGWNIIYNLKSDLFKDVAEKEYMYLVHSFYAPICKETIATTDYDVEYSSALENNNFYGTQFHPEKSGDVGEQILGNFLKL; translated from the coding sequence ATGAAAATAGTAATCATAAATTACGGAGCAGGAAATATCCAAAGCATTATGTTTGCCATCGAGAGATTGGGATTCAAAGCCGTTTTGAGTAATGATCCTGAGGAAATAAAAGCGGCAGACAAAGTGATTTTTCCCGGAGTGGGAGAGGCGAGTTATGCCATGATGATGCTCAAAAAAAGTGGATTAGACACTTTGATTCCGACGCTACAACAGCCTGTTTTGGGGATTTGTTTGGGAATGCAGTTGATGTGTAACCGTTCTGAAGAAGGAAACACAGAAGGTTTGGGAATCTTTGATGTAGATGTTATTAAATTTTCGCCAAAAGTAAAAGTGCCTCAAATGGGGTGGAATATCATTTACAACCTAAAATCGGATTTGTTCAAAGATGTGGCCGAAAAGGAATATATGTATTTGGTTCATAGTTTTTATGCGCCTATTTGCAAAGAAACCATTGCAACCACTGATTATGACGTTGAATATTCGTCGGCTCTGGAAAATAACAATTTCTACGGAACGCAATTTCACCCCGAAAAAAGCGGTGATGTTGGCGAGCAAATCCTTGGAAATTTCCTGAAGCTATAA
- a CDS encoding nuclear transport factor 2 family protein, translating to MDAQKFASEWIESWNSHDLDDILNHYSEDIEITTPMIKLAGGIESGSLVGKALVKDYWNKALTKFPDLHFELIEITSGVNSVALYYKSIMGKMAIEVMFFNDKGLVNKMIAHYTN from the coding sequence ATGGATGCTCAAAAATTTGCTTCAGAATGGATTGAATCTTGGAATTCTCACGATTTAGATGATATTTTAAATCATTATTCAGAAGACATCGAAATTACTACTCCAATGATAAAATTGGCCGGAGGAATTGAAAGCGGTTCTCTTGTTGGAAAAGCCTTGGTTAAAGATTATTGGAATAAGGCTTTAACTAAATTTCCTGATTTACATTTTGAGCTGATTGAAATTACATCTGGCGTCAATTCAGTCGCTTTATATTACAAATCTATTATGGGAAAAATGGCAATTGAAGTTATGTTTTTCAATGATAAAGGATTGGTAAACAAAATGATAGCGCATTATACTAATTAA
- a CDS encoding putative transporter, whose product MFEWFRILFTPTDTPEMTQSLIALFMAVSVGFFVGKLKFGNVSLGVSAVMFVGLFLGHLGFSMDAELIQFVREFGLILFVYGIGIQVGPSFFSSFKKEGVIFNALGVGTVFLGGIIAYLIHLIVNVKIENAVGLMSGSVTNTPGLGAAKSTLIEIQKQLNLPSDHFADPAIAYAITYPIGVFGIILIIILAKNLLKIDLSKEVILLNEKNKDSENKIVREKCRVTKPEVFGKTIRQIYKEFHIEDVIVSRQKRSGSKVVYSPSLESIITEKDVLMVVAKQKDIAKFIDIVGKVSTDLFIESEGDVTAKILSVTKKTATHKTLAQLDLYNQFGLKVTRVVRSGLEILAQPSLELYYGDTLMVVGNKEGIAEAEKIIGNSKKILLEPDFLSLFGGLIFGVIIGSIPIMIPSLPVPLKLGLAAGPLLAAIFISRYGGVGVIHSYINNGAIHFMKDFGICLFFAAVGIKAGHGFYDNFVANDGWMWIYYGCYITFIPLVILVLISRFVFKLNFYQMVGIMSGSYTDPAALAFSTKYLDSDIPNQSYATVYPLVTISRILVAQLLILLFAS is encoded by the coding sequence ATGTTTGAATGGTTTAGAATATTATTTACTCCGACAGATACCCCGGAGATGACACAGTCCTTAATAGCATTGTTTATGGCAGTAAGTGTCGGTTTTTTTGTTGGAAAACTCAAATTTGGGAATGTCTCTCTTGGGGTTTCAGCGGTAATGTTTGTAGGCCTTTTTTTGGGTCATTTGGGTTTTAGCATGGATGCAGAATTAATTCAGTTTGTTAGGGAATTTGGTTTGATTCTGTTTGTTTATGGTATTGGTATTCAGGTTGGTCCCAGTTTTTTCTCTTCTTTCAAAAAGGAAGGAGTGATTTTTAATGCTTTGGGAGTTGGGACTGTTTTTTTGGGTGGAATAATTGCTTATTTAATTCATTTGATTGTAAATGTGAAAATTGAAAATGCAGTCGGATTAATGTCTGGTTCCGTTACAAACACACCTGGTTTGGGGGCAGCCAAATCAACGTTGATTGAAATTCAAAAACAATTAAACCTCCCTTCTGATCATTTTGCAGATCCTGCAATTGCTTATGCCATTACTTATCCCATCGGAGTTTTTGGAATCATACTCATTATAATTTTGGCCAAAAACTTATTGAAAATTGATTTATCCAAAGAAGTTATTTTGCTCAATGAAAAAAATAAAGATTCCGAAAATAAAATTGTCAGAGAAAAATGTAGGGTTACCAAACCCGAAGTCTTTGGGAAAACGATTCGTCAGATCTATAAAGAATTCCATATCGAAGACGTGATTGTTTCCAGACAAAAACGAAGTGGATCAAAAGTGGTTTATTCGCCTTCTTTGGAATCCATCATAACCGAAAAAGATGTTTTGATGGTAGTTGCAAAACAAAAAGATATTGCAAAGTTTATTGATATTGTGGGTAAAGTATCAACAGATTTATTTATTGAATCTGAAGGTGATGTTACAGCAAAAATATTGAGTGTCACTAAAAAAACAGCCACTCATAAAACATTGGCACAATTGGATTTGTACAACCAATTTGGATTAAAAGTGACTCGTGTAGTTCGTTCAGGGTTGGAAATTTTAGCTCAGCCCTCTTTAGAACTTTATTATGGCGACACTTTGATGGTAGTAGGTAACAAAGAAGGAATTGCTGAAGCTGAGAAAATCATTGGGAATTCTAAAAAAATACTTTTGGAACCTGATTTTCTTTCTTTGTTCGGAGGGTTGATTTTTGGTGTTATAATAGGTTCCATCCCTATAATGATCCCTTCCCTACCTGTTCCATTAAAATTGGGATTGGCGGCCGGACCACTTTTGGCTGCAATATTTATCAGTAGATACGGCGGTGTTGGAGTTATTCATTCATATATCAATAACGGCGCGATTCATTTTATGAAAGATTTCGGGATTTGTCTTTTCTTTGCTGCTGTTGGGATTAAGGCCGGTCATGGTTTCTATGATAATTTCGTTGCAAATGACGGCTGGATGTGGATTTACTATGGTTGTTACATCACTTTTATACCGTTAGTCATTTTGGTTCTTATCAGCCGATTTGTATTCAAACTTAATTTTTATCAAATGGTGGGAATTATGAGTGGTTCCTATACTGATCCAGCTGCTTTGGCTTTTAGTACCAAATACCTTGATTCGGATATTCCTAATCAATCGTATGCTACGGTTTATCCTTTGGTTACTATCAGTAGGATATTAGTGGCTCAATTGCTTATTCTACTTTTTGCGAGTTGA
- the hisC gene encoding histidinol-phosphate transaminase has translation MTFDINTITRDNVKVLKPYSSARDEFEDFDTADMVFLDANENPYNSGVNRYPDPQQASVKSILAKQHGVSQDQMLLGNGSDEVLDLIFRAFCEPKVDNVISLPPTYGMYGVLANINAVENREVLLSTDFQPQIEKIFQAVDNNTKIIFLCSPNNPTGNSFSEESVTALLENFKKLIVIDEAYIDFSDKESWLKKMDQYPNLIITQTLSKAYGLAGIRLGICYASKEIIAILNKIKPPYNVNELTQKRALARLDDTNAIKHEIASIIEQREELLKVLLDIKYVEKIYPTEANFILIKVDDANKRYDDLIAKGIVIRNRTTQPLCENTLRLTIGTEEENKKLIEALKA, from the coding sequence ATGACTTTCGATATAAATACAATAACACGTGATAACGTTAAAGTTTTAAAGCCTTATTCGTCTGCAAGGGATGAATTTGAGGATTTTGATACCGCCGATATGGTTTTTTTGGATGCCAATGAAAATCCGTACAATAGCGGAGTAAACCGTTATCCCGACCCACAACAGGCTTCTGTAAAAAGTATTTTAGCAAAACAACACGGTGTAAGTCAAGACCAAATGCTTTTAGGAAACGGCAGTGACGAAGTGTTGGATTTGATTTTCAGAGCTTTTTGCGAACCAAAAGTGGATAATGTAATCTCTTTACCGCCCACTTACGGAATGTATGGTGTTTTGGCAAATATCAATGCGGTTGAGAATAGAGAAGTATTGCTTTCAACCGATTTTCAACCTCAAATTGAGAAAATTTTTCAAGCAGTTGACAACAACACCAAAATTATATTTTTATGTTCGCCAAATAACCCAACAGGAAATTCTTTTTCGGAAGAAAGTGTGACTGCATTATTGGAAAATTTTAAAAAGTTAATTGTGATTGATGAAGCGTATATAGATTTTTCAGACAAAGAAAGCTGGTTGAAAAAAATGGATCAATACCCAAATTTGATTATCACTCAAACGCTGTCAAAAGCTTATGGATTAGCAGGAATCCGTTTGGGAATTTGCTATGCTTCAAAAGAAATAATTGCTATTTTAAACAAAATAAAACCTCCTTATAACGTCAATGAACTGACGCAAAAAAGAGCTTTAGCACGACTGGATGATACCAACGCAATAAAACACGAAATAGCTTCTATTATTGAGCAAAGAGAAGAATTACTTAAAGTTTTACTTGACATAAAATATGTTGAAAAAATCTATCCGACTGAGGCTAATTTTATCTTGATAAAAGTGGATGACGCGAATAAAAGATACGATGATTTGATCGCCAAAGGAATCGTTATCCGTAATAGGACAACACAACCGTTATGTGAAAACACCTTACGTCTGACTATTGGAACCGAAGAAGAAAATAAAAAATTAATTGAAGCATTAAAAGCTTAA
- the hisB gene encoding bifunctional histidinol-phosphatase/imidazoleglycerol-phosphate dehydratase HisB, which produces MKKVLFIDRDGTIVLEPEGYQLDSLEKLEFYPKAFQYLAKIAKEMDYELVMVTNQDGLGTDSFPEDTFWPTQNFILRAFENEGVLFDDIFIDRSFPEDNAPTRKPRTGMLKKYIDNPEYDLANSFVLGDRITDVELAKNLGAKAIFLKSEDDLGIAEISSKKEELDEIIVLHSTDWKVIYEFLKLEARSASISRKTNETDIYINLNLDGTGKSKIETGIAFFDHMLDQIARHGQMDLEILVKGDLEVDEHHTIEDTAIALGEVFAKALGNKLGIERYGFCLPMDDCLSQVAIDFGGRNWLVWETEFKREMVGKMPTEMFYHFFKSFSDGAKANINIKAEGTNEHHKIEAIFKAFAKAIKVAVKRDTEKMILPSTKGML; this is translated from the coding sequence ATGAAGAAAGTACTTTTTATAGATCGTGACGGAACGATTGTATTGGAACCGGAAGGATATCAATTAGATAGTTTAGAAAAACTGGAATTTTACCCAAAAGCATTTCAGTATTTGGCAAAAATCGCCAAAGAAATGGATTACGAATTGGTTATGGTTACCAATCAGGATGGTTTGGGAACCGATAGTTTTCCGGAAGATACTTTTTGGCCAACACAAAACTTTATTTTAAGAGCTTTTGAAAACGAAGGAGTTCTTTTTGATGATATTTTTATAGATCGTTCTTTCCCTGAAGACAATGCGCCTACACGCAAGCCAAGAACCGGAATGTTGAAAAAATACATTGACAATCCTGAATACGATTTGGCCAACTCATTTGTTTTAGGCGATCGCATTACCGATGTGGAATTGGCTAAAAACCTAGGCGCAAAAGCTATTTTCCTGAAATCGGAAGATGATTTGGGAATCGCTGAAATCTCAAGCAAAAAAGAAGAATTAGACGAAATCATTGTCTTGCATTCTACCGATTGGAAAGTGATTTACGAGTTTTTAAAACTAGAAGCGCGTTCGGCATCGATTTCAAGAAAAACAAACGAGACAGATATTTACATCAACCTGAACTTGGACGGAACAGGAAAAAGCAAAATCGAAACGGGAATTGCCTTTTTTGACCACATGCTTGACCAAATTGCACGCCACGGACAAATGGACTTGGAGATTTTGGTAAAAGGCGACCTTGAAGTTGATGAACACCATACGATCGAAGACACAGCAATTGCTTTGGGAGAAGTTTTTGCGAAAGCTTTAGGAAACAAATTAGGAATTGAGCGTTATGGCTTCTGTTTGCCAATGGACGACTGCTTATCTCAAGTAGCGATTGATTTTGGTGGTAGAAACTGGCTGGTTTGGGAAACCGAATTCAAACGCGAAATGGTAGGTAAAATGCCAACGGAAATGTTTTATCATTTCTTTAAATCTTTCTCTGATGGAGCAAAAGCGAATATCAACATCAAAGCAGAGGGGACGAACGAACATCACAAAATCGAAGCTATTTTTAAAGCTTTTGCGAAAGCAATTAAAGTAGCCGTAAAACGTGATACCGAGAAAATGATTTTGCCTTCAACAAAAGGAATGCTTTAA
- the hisG gene encoding ATP phosphoribosyltransferase, with amino-acid sequence MSTLKIAIQKSGRLNEDSIQILKDCGISIDNGNDQLKAEATNFPLEVLFLRNSDIPQYLIDGVVDAAIVGDNLLVEKGKGIEVAQKLGFSKCKVSVAVPKTFEYNSLKDLDGLRIATSYPNTVVNYFASNGMTVDIHQISGSVEIAPNIGLADAIVDIVSSGSTLFKNNLKEVEVILKSEAVLAVSPKISEENQKLIDTLKFRIESVLRARKSRYILMNVPNDKIDAVGKILPVLRSLTVLPLAQEGWSSVHSVIDKDTFWEVIDKLKEAGAEGILVCPIEKMVL; translated from the coding sequence ATGAGTACACTTAAAATTGCAATCCAAAAATCGGGACGTTTAAACGAAGACAGCATTCAAATTCTAAAAGATTGTGGTATTTCCATAGACAATGGGAACGACCAATTGAAAGCCGAAGCTACTAATTTTCCTTTGGAAGTTTTATTCCTTAGAAATTCGGACATTCCACAATATTTAATTGATGGTGTTGTAGATGCTGCGATTGTTGGAGATAATCTTTTGGTTGAAAAAGGTAAAGGAATCGAAGTAGCACAAAAATTAGGATTTTCTAAATGCAAAGTGTCCGTAGCCGTTCCAAAAACTTTTGAATACAATTCGTTAAAAGATTTGGACGGATTGCGTATCGCCACTTCTTATCCTAATACAGTTGTGAATTATTTCGCTTCGAATGGAATGACGGTTGATATTCACCAAATTTCGGGATCGGTTGAAATTGCGCCAAATATTGGTCTTGCAGATGCTATTGTAGATATTGTATCCAGTGGTAGTACTTTGTTTAAAAACAACCTGAAAGAAGTTGAAGTTATCCTTAAAAGTGAAGCAGTTTTGGCTGTTTCCCCAAAAATAAGTGAAGAAAATCAAAAATTGATTGATACTTTAAAATTCCGAATCGAATCAGTTTTAAGAGCCCGTAAATCAAGATATATTTTGATGAACGTTCCAAATGATAAAATTGATGCGGTTGGAAAAATTCTTCCCGTTTTAAGAAGTTTAACTGTTTTGCCTCTAGCTCAGGAAGGATGGAGCAGTGTACACTCTGTAATTGACAAGGATACTTTTTGGGAAGTAATCGACAAACTGAAAGAGGCCGGAGCTGAGGGAATTTTAGTGTGTCCTATTGAAAAAATGGTATTGTAA
- the hisF gene encoding imidazole glycerol phosphate synthase subunit HisF, whose product MLTKRIIPCLDIKNGRTVKGVNFVDLRDAGDPVELAKIYSDEGADELVFLDISATEERRRTLVDLVRKVAATINIPFTVGGGISAVSDVEVLLQNGADKVSINSSAVKNPQLINDLAQKFGSQCVVVAIDAKQIDGEWIVHLVGGKVPTEIKLFDWAKEVEQRGAGEILFTSMDHDGTKNGFANEALAKLSQLVNIPIIASGGAGNMQHFTDTFIDGKADAALAASVFHFKEIEIKELKKELKNNNIEVRI is encoded by the coding sequence ATGTTAACAAAAAGAATAATTCCTTGTTTAGATATAAAAAACGGAAGAACCGTAAAAGGCGTTAATTTCGTAGATTTGCGTGATGCTGGTGATCCTGTGGAATTGGCAAAAATCTATTCGGATGAAGGAGCTGATGAATTGGTTTTTCTGGATATTTCGGCAACTGAGGAACGAAGAAGAACTCTGGTTGATTTGGTTCGAAAAGTAGCTGCAACTATCAACATTCCGTTTACGGTGGGTGGTGGAATTTCAGCAGTGAGTGACGTTGAAGTGCTTTTGCAAAACGGAGCAGACAAAGTTTCCATCAATTCATCGGCAGTGAAAAATCCACAGTTGATTAATGATTTGGCGCAAAAATTCGGAAGTCAATGTGTAGTAGTTGCAATTGATGCGAAGCAAATTGACGGTGAATGGATCGTGCATTTGGTAGGAGGAAAAGTTCCGACAGAAATCAAATTATTCGATTGGGCAAAAGAAGTGGAACAAAGAGGGGCAGGAGAAATCCTTTTTACTTCGATGGATCACGACGGAACCAAAAACGGTTTTGCCAATGAAGCTTTGGCAAAATTATCGCAATTGGTAAATATTCCAATAATCGCTTCTGGAGGTGCTGGAAATATGCAGCATTTCACTGATACTTTTATCGATGGAAAAGCAGACGCAGCTTTGGCGGCAAGTGTATTTCACTTCAAAGAAATCGAAATCAAAGAATTAAAAAAAGAACTTAAAAACAACAATATAGAAGTTAGAATATAG
- the pckA gene encoding phosphoenolpyruvate carboxykinase (ATP) yields MKNIKIIQELHNLGITGYHEVVYNPSYEELFQAEVSNKRKGYEKGALTDTGAVAVKTGVFTGRSPKDRYIVKDTVTRDTIYWDDKVNFPTSQAIYDDLKGLVLKQLSTSPKLYVVDAFCGTNPDTRLKVRFVMEVAWQAHFVTNMFIRPSNYELENFGQPDFIVMNGSKTVNPNWREQGLNSENFVVFNLTERIQLIGGTWYGGEMKKGMFSMMNYYLPLKGMASMHCSANVGEKGDVAVFFGLSGTGKTTLSADPKRFLIGDDEHGWDDHGVFNYEGGCYAKVIDLSEENEPDIWRAIKRDALLENVIVDEYGEIDYSDHSITENSRVSYPIYHINKIVLPSKAGHASKIIYLSADAFGVLPPVSILDEDQAQYHFLCGYTSKLAGTERGITEPLPSFSPAFGEAFLTLHPTMYSKTLIGKMKEHGAKAYLVNTGWNGTGKRISLKNTRAIIDAIISGEIETAETKTIPFLNLTVPTKLPNVSAGILDPRDTYKNEEEWERKAKDLSARYIQNFEQYTDTDEGKRLVAAGPTLEAVLN; encoded by the coding sequence ATGAAAAACATCAAAATTATTCAGGAATTGCACAATTTAGGAATCACAGGGTACCATGAAGTTGTATATAACCCTTCCTACGAAGAATTATTCCAAGCCGAAGTTTCTAATAAAAGAAAAGGATATGAAAAAGGGGCTTTGACAGATACAGGTGCAGTAGCTGTAAAAACTGGAGTTTTCACTGGTCGTTCACCAAAAGACAGATATATCGTAAAAGATACAGTTACAAGAGATACCATCTACTGGGATGACAAAGTAAACTTTCCAACAAGCCAAGCTATTTATGATGATTTAAAAGGATTAGTTCTAAAACAACTTTCTACTTCTCCAAAATTATACGTAGTTGATGCATTTTGCGGAACAAATCCTGACACAAGACTTAAAGTTCGTTTTGTAATGGAAGTGGCTTGGCAAGCACATTTTGTAACCAATATGTTCATCCGCCCTTCAAATTACGAATTGGAAAACTTTGGACAACCTGATTTCATTGTAATGAACGGTTCCAAAACTGTAAATCCAAACTGGAGAGAACAAGGATTAAACTCAGAAAACTTTGTGGTTTTCAATCTTACTGAAAGAATTCAGCTTATTGGAGGAACTTGGTATGGTGGTGAAATGAAAAAAGGAATGTTCTCCATGATGAACTATTATTTGCCTCTAAAAGGAATGGCTTCCATGCACTGTTCTGCTAACGTAGGTGAAAAAGGAGATGTTGCAGTATTCTTCGGACTTTCAGGAACTGGAAAAACTACACTTTCTGCCGATCCAAAAAGATTCTTGATTGGTGATGACGAGCATGGATGGGATGACCACGGCGTGTTCAACTATGAAGGAGGTTGTTATGCTAAAGTAATTGATTTATCTGAAGAAAACGAACCAGACATCTGGAGAGCTATCAAAAGAGATGCCTTATTAGAAAATGTAATTGTTGACGAATACGGTGAAATCGACTACTCCGATCACTCAATCACTGAAAACTCAAGAGTTTCATATCCAATTTACCATATCAATAAAATAGTGTTGCCGTCCAAAGCAGGACACGCGAGCAAAATCATTTATCTTTCTGCCGATGCATTTGGAGTATTGCCTCCGGTATCAATCTTAGACGAGGATCAAGCACAATACCACTTCTTATGCGGATACACTTCAAAATTAGCTGGTACAGAAAGAGGAATCACTGAACCGCTTCCATCATTCTCTCCTGCATTTGGTGAAGCTTTCTTAACATTGCACCCAACTATGTATTCTAAAACATTGATTGGAAAAATGAAAGAACACGGAGCTAAAGCTTACTTGGTAAACACAGGTTGGAACGGTACTGGAAAAAGAATCTCTCTTAAAAACACAAGAGCTATCATCGATGCAATCATCAGTGGTGAAATCGAAACTGCGGAAACTAAAACAATTCCATTCTTGAATTTGACAGTTCCAACAAAATTGCCAAATGTAAGCGCTGGAATCTTAGACCCAAGAGATACTTATAAAAACGAAGAAGAATGGGAACGCAAAGCAAAAGACCTATCTGCACGTTACATTCAAAATTTCGAACAATATACCGATACTGATGAAGGAAAACGTTTAGTTGCAGCTGGACCTACTTTGGAAGCTGTTCTAAATTAG
- the hisA gene encoding 1-(5-phosphoribosyl)-5-[(5-phosphoribosylamino)methylideneamino]imidazole-4-carboxamide isomerase: MRIIPAIDIIEGKCVRLSKGDYNTKIIYNENPLEVAKSFEAHGIEYLHLVDLDGAKSSKIVNYKILEQIATQTKLKIDFGGGLKADSDLKIAFESGANQITGGSIAVKNRPIFEKWIAEYGSDKIILGADATNEKVAVSGWLEDSNEDLVPFIQDYQKKGIQYVICTDIAKDGMLEGPSFDLYAKILDQAKGVKLIASGGISTFDELPKLAELGCEGTIIGKAIYEGRISLKQLESYIIQG; encoded by the coding sequence ATGAGAATAATACCTGCAATAGACATTATCGAAGGAAAATGTGTTCGCTTATCCAAAGGCGATTACAATACCAAAATCATATATAACGAAAACCCGCTGGAAGTAGCAAAATCATTCGAAGCGCACGGAATAGAATATTTGCATTTGGTAGATTTGGATGGTGCAAAATCAAGCAAGATTGTCAATTATAAAATATTGGAACAAATCGCCACGCAAACCAAATTGAAAATTGATTTTGGCGGAGGTTTAAAAGCCGATTCTGATTTGAAAATCGCTTTTGAAAGTGGTGCCAACCAAATCACAGGCGGAAGTATTGCCGTAAAAAACAGACCCATTTTCGAAAAATGGATTGCAGAATACGGTTCGGATAAAATCATTTTAGGAGCCGATGCCACTAATGAAAAAGTAGCGGTTTCAGGTTGGCTGGAAGATTCAAACGAAGATTTGGTTCCTTTTATACAAGATTATCAAAAGAAAGGAATTCAGTACGTAATTTGCACTGATATTGCCAAAGATGGAATGCTTGAAGGCCCAAGTTTTGATTTGTATGCTAAGATTTTAGATCAAGCGAAAGGTGTAAAATTAATCGCCTCCGGTGGAATTTCTACCTTTGATGAATTGCCTAAGCTAGCCGAATTAGGCTGTGAAGGAACCATCATTGGTAAAGCCATTTACGAAGGCAGAATTTCGTTGAAACAATTGGAAAGCTATATAATTCAAGGTTAG